A region from the Streptosporangium sp. NBC_01756 genome encodes:
- a CDS encoding anti-sigma factor family protein codes for MTTCDEVRISLGVYVLGALESEECVLVEAHLAECAGCQAEFDELTGVAAFLGRVSEADVAQVASPPQAVLDRLLNAKVKRRRVTRALLSLAASVLLVGLGGTLWVTQSTPPEQGTSVASAPRSSAADGGSPSLAERRAAPTPARSPAQDDDPQLMLKEDTGERTARGDRGSVHATVTAVPGAEATKIKVMLTGVAQGTRCRVDVVAVGGGRETAGNWIVDKAAYDRAGAFNGTTTISPASISRFEIVTSQGRMLVSVPFP; via the coding sequence ATGACGACATGTGATGAAGTACGGATCTCGCTGGGGGTGTACGTCCTCGGCGCGCTGGAGTCCGAGGAGTGCGTGCTCGTCGAGGCCCATCTCGCCGAGTGCGCCGGCTGCCAGGCGGAGTTCGACGAGCTGACCGGAGTGGCCGCGTTCCTCGGGCGGGTGTCCGAGGCCGACGTGGCGCAGGTGGCCAGCCCGCCCCAGGCGGTGCTCGACCGGCTGCTCAACGCCAAGGTCAAGCGGCGCCGGGTGACCAGGGCGCTGCTCTCCCTGGCGGCCTCGGTCCTGCTGGTCGGGCTCGGCGGCACGCTGTGGGTCACCCAGTCCACGCCGCCCGAGCAGGGCACCTCAGTGGCGTCCGCGCCCCGGTCGTCCGCCGCCGACGGCGGGAGCCCCTCCCTGGCGGAGAGGAGGGCCGCCCCCACGCCGGCCCGTTCACCGGCACAGGACGACGACCCGCAGCTCATGCTGAAGGAGGACACCGGTGAGCGGACGGCCCGGGGTGACCGCGGCAGCGTCCACGCCACGGTGACCGCGGTGCCGGGTGCGGAGGCGACCAAGATCAAGGTCATGCTCACCGGGGTCGCCCAGGGCACCCGCTGCCGGGTGGACGTGGTCGCCGTCGGCGGAGGCCGGGAGACGGCCGGGAACTGGATCGTCGACAAGGCCGCCTACGACAGGGCGGGCGCCTTCAACGGCACCACCACGATCTCTCCCGCGAGCATCTCCAGGTTCGAGATCGTCACCTCCCAGGGCCGGATGCTGGTCAGCGTCCCCTTCCCCTGA